A region from the Arthrobacter roseus genome encodes:
- a CDS encoding flagellar protein FlgN has product MGAEELSALLWKERELLELLIFKLEEEQLILTSGKTRWLQHATREVEQVLERLRAAGLARTVEVGSVAAEWGTPEEATLRQLAGDAPPGPWSSIFAAHLKAMTESTTKIRELRETNEQYLRAASRSTQETLATLESDAGTYGSRGTSNAASDAWHMLDKDL; this is encoded by the coding sequence ATGGGTGCAGAAGAGCTATCAGCCCTGCTGTGGAAAGAGCGGGAGCTACTCGAGCTCCTGATTTTCAAGCTTGAAGAAGAGCAACTCATCCTGACCTCGGGTAAAACGCGTTGGCTTCAGCACGCTACCCGCGAAGTGGAGCAGGTTCTTGAACGCCTGCGCGCGGCCGGGCTTGCCCGAACCGTCGAAGTGGGATCCGTGGCGGCAGAGTGGGGAACGCCGGAGGAAGCTACACTCCGCCAGCTGGCCGGCGATGCCCCTCCTGGACCGTGGAGCAGCATCTTCGCGGCACATCTCAAAGCGATGACGGAATCCACCACCAAGATCCGCGAGCTTCGCGAGACCAACGAACAGTATCTGCGGGCGGCATCGCGCTCCACTCAGGAGACCCTGGCAACGCTGGAATCCGATGCCGGTACCTATGGTTCACGCGGAACATCCAACGCCGCTTCCGACGCATGGCACATGCTGGATAAGGACCTGTGA
- a CDS encoding flagellar basal body rod protein FlgC — protein MTFDAIGIAGTGLTTHRKWMDAISDNIANANTVTSTDGAAFQERFVTVQEGAGTTGVYVAGAEFGDAEGRLVHQPDHPLADEEGYVRYPDIDMGAQMGYLIMAQRGYESSAAVVDRAKATYEAALQIGRS, from the coding sequence ATGACTTTTGACGCAATCGGCATTGCCGGAACCGGGCTCACCACCCACCGCAAGTGGATGGACGCCATCTCGGACAACATTGCGAACGCGAACACGGTCACGAGTACCGACGGCGCGGCATTCCAGGAGCGGTTTGTCACTGTCCAAGAGGGTGCGGGCACCACTGGCGTTTATGTTGCCGGGGCTGAATTCGGCGATGCCGAGGGTCGCTTGGTTCATCAGCCTGACCATCCGCTCGCTGACGAAGAGGGGTACGTACGCTACCCAGACATCGACATGGGTGCCCAAATGGGTTACCTGATCATGGCCCAGCGTGGGTATGAGTCCAGTGCCGCCGTCGTCGACCGCGCCAAAGCCACCTATGAAGCCGCCCTTCAGATCGGACGCTCCTAA
- the fliF gene encoding flagellar basal-body MS-ring/collar protein FliF → MARSMPGFLNKPLDGLRSFTAGQRTVALIGVAILVLGAVAFGTWATKPSYTPLFSGLSAADANTIVEQLRTDGVDYELSNGGATILVPEEQVYDQRLKSAAAGLPSASTGGYSLLDDMGMTSSEFQQSVTYKRALEGELAATIGALDGVSKASVRLAIPEDTVFVDEKKDPTASVFVETESGASLNDDQVQAIVHLTSASIDGMVPTNVAVIDSDGTVLSAVGAGVTGSADKQSSKYEEGVRSSVQTMLDRVVGPGNATVVVAADMNDESAERVEETFTTPDGDPVLSETTNSEEYEGAGGAGAGVLGPDNIGVPDEGKGDGTFNSEEATRNNAINKVTESRIIPAGAIERQTVSVAIDAAAAANLSVADVTQLVTSAAGIDTDRGDEVTVEVLAFNDAGAAEAAEALAAADAAAKAKRQAELLQTIVIAAGVVLVILIILIVYALRSRRQRREAIDLGELQEIRPELQGSAAMALPVPTLAPQLEPSTDTTAIDVVPIIPRTPVATDIDRQRAEIDAMAQQDPSKMADYLRGMMDDRQPV, encoded by the coding sequence ATGGCACGGTCCATGCCGGGCTTTCTCAACAAGCCGCTTGATGGCTTGCGGAGTTTCACCGCAGGGCAGCGCACGGTTGCACTCATTGGTGTTGCCATCCTCGTTCTAGGCGCTGTTGCGTTCGGTACGTGGGCCACGAAGCCGTCCTACACGCCACTGTTTTCTGGTCTGAGTGCGGCCGATGCCAACACTATTGTTGAGCAGTTGCGCACCGACGGCGTCGATTATGAGCTTTCCAACGGCGGCGCCACCATTCTGGTCCCTGAGGAGCAGGTCTACGATCAGCGACTCAAGTCCGCTGCAGCCGGGCTTCCGTCCGCGTCGACGGGTGGCTACTCGTTGCTGGATGACATGGGTATGACCTCCTCGGAGTTTCAGCAGTCCGTCACATACAAGCGTGCTCTGGAAGGCGAACTAGCCGCCACCATCGGCGCGCTCGATGGCGTGAGCAAGGCCTCAGTCCGTCTCGCCATCCCCGAAGACACGGTTTTCGTCGATGAGAAGAAAGACCCGACGGCGTCGGTTTTCGTCGAAACGGAGAGCGGCGCCTCCCTCAATGATGATCAGGTCCAGGCCATTGTCCACCTGACATCCGCGTCGATCGATGGCATGGTTCCCACGAATGTAGCTGTCATTGACTCTGACGGGACGGTTCTGTCCGCCGTCGGTGCAGGAGTCACCGGTTCAGCCGATAAGCAGTCCTCGAAGTACGAGGAAGGTGTTCGCAGTTCGGTCCAGACGATGCTTGACCGGGTTGTGGGGCCGGGCAACGCCACCGTTGTGGTTGCTGCCGACATGAACGATGAATCTGCCGAGCGCGTCGAGGAAACGTTCACAACGCCCGACGGCGATCCTGTCCTGAGCGAGACCACCAACTCCGAGGAATACGAGGGTGCAGGCGGTGCCGGTGCCGGTGTTCTGGGCCCGGATAACATCGGGGTTCCCGATGAGGGCAAGGGTGACGGGACGTTCAACTCGGAGGAAGCAACCCGAAACAACGCCATCAACAAGGTCACCGAGTCGCGCATCATTCCGGCGGGAGCCATTGAGCGCCAGACGGTCTCCGTCGCTATTGATGCTGCCGCCGCCGCAAACCTGAGCGTTGCCGACGTCACACAGCTGGTCACGTCCGCGGCAGGAATTGACACGGATCGAGGCGATGAGGTCACCGTTGAGGTGCTGGCATTCAACGATGCCGGTGCTGCGGAGGCTGCTGAAGCACTGGCCGCCGCGGATGCTGCAGCCAAGGCGAAACGACAGGCCGAATTGCTGCAGACCATCGTCATTGCGGCCGGCGTTGTCCTGGTTATTCTCATCATTCTCATCGTTTACGCGCTGCGTTCACGCAGGCAGCGCCGTGAGGCGATCGACCTCGGAGAACTCCAGGAGATTCGTCCGGAACTGCAGGGATCCGCAGCCATGGCGTTGCCCGTTCCGACGCTGGCGCCCCAGCTGGAGCCGTCAACGGACACCACCGCGATCGACGTCGTGCCGATCATTCCGCGCACACCAGTAGCAACAGATATTGACCGTCAGCGCGCTGAAATTGATGCCATGGCACAGCAGGACCCCTCGAAGATGGCCGATTACCTGCGCGGCATGATGGATGACAGGCAACCGGTATGA
- the fliE gene encoding flagellar hook-basal body complex protein FliE: MPIAAVGMVNNVAPTGYLPATNAAGGVNAPDPTGSSSFAAVLGGAVDNVQSLKAASNELAVKAVTGDLSDIHSATLASTRAQVTLELVAAVRNKGVDAFNEIMRMQA, encoded by the coding sequence ATGCCCATCGCCGCTGTCGGTATGGTCAACAATGTTGCGCCTACCGGTTACCTGCCGGCCACCAACGCCGCTGGGGGCGTCAATGCGCCGGATCCGACCGGGAGTAGTTCCTTCGCGGCCGTGCTCGGCGGTGCTGTCGATAACGTTCAGTCGCTCAAAGCGGCGTCGAACGAACTGGCCGTCAAAGCCGTCACCGGCGACCTCAGTGACATTCACAGCGCAACGTTGGCTTCCACCCGTGCCCAGGTGACGTTGGAATTGGTTGCGGCAGTCCGCAACAAGGGCGTTGACGCGTTCAATGAGATCATGCGGATGCAAGCCTGA
- a CDS encoding flagellin, whose translation MGFAINTNVSAMNAYRNLSMTQNDMSKSLEKLSSGLRINRAADDAAGLALAEGLKSQVGGLTVAARNAQDGVGVIQTAEGALTEVHSILQRVRDLAVQAGNDSNNAESRGAITKEASALVEELGRIAGSTNFNGNNLLDASAGAAADGKMSFQIGSGSSDQIIVDLSGADIATLASDLVGTPGTSGADGIAGNADDVAGVPGLDFTSASGAAAAIDTIDAAITDVSSARSGLGAVQNRFEHTIKHVNVSIENLSAAESRIRDTDMAKEMADFTRSQILSQAGTAMLSQANQMNQGVLQLLR comes from the coding sequence ATGGGTTTCGCAATCAATACCAATGTTTCGGCTATGAATGCTTACCGCAATCTGTCGATGACGCAGAATGATATGTCCAAGTCGTTGGAGAAGCTTTCCAGTGGTCTGCGGATTAACCGTGCAGCAGATGACGCTGCTGGTCTGGCTCTGGCTGAAGGTCTGAAGTCGCAGGTTGGCGGTCTGACTGTTGCAGCCCGTAACGCCCAGGACGGTGTGGGTGTTATCCAGACAGCTGAAGGTGCGTTGACTGAGGTTCACTCGATCCTGCAGCGTGTTCGTGATCTGGCTGTTCAGGCCGGTAACGACTCCAACAATGCGGAGTCACGTGGCGCGATCACGAAGGAAGCGTCCGCACTCGTGGAAGAGCTGGGCCGTATCGCCGGATCCACGAACTTCAATGGCAACAACCTCCTGGATGCTTCCGCCGGTGCTGCCGCGGATGGCAAGATGTCCTTCCAGATCGGCTCGGGTTCAAGTGACCAGATCATAGTGGACTTGAGCGGCGCGGACATCGCCACGCTGGCTTCCGACCTCGTGGGAACTCCCGGCACTTCAGGTGCCGACGGCATTGCCGGCAACGCCGACGATGTTGCGGGAGTACCAGGGCTGGACTTCACCTCTGCTTCCGGTGCCGCCGCCGCAATCGATACGATCGACGCGGCCATCACGGACGTGTCCAGCGCCCGTTCGGGCCTTGGTGCGGTGCAGAACCGGTTTGAGCACACGATCAAGCACGTCAATGTCTCGATCGAGAACCTTTCAGCTGCCGAGTCCCGTATCCGCGACACCGATATGGCCAAGGAGATGGCGGACTTCACCCGCTCACAGATCCTTTCCCAGGCTGGTACCGCGATGCTCTCTCAGGCTAACCAGATGAACCAGGGCGTTCTGCAGCTACTCCGCTAA
- a CDS encoding flagellar basal body protein, translated as MFESVTTVAMDSALSALSLRQRTIANNIANVNTPGFHAGRVAFEETLSKSVEAGSSEKTAASTANSLEPTRLNGSNVNMDTETLSNIDTVLRYQFAARSIEGTFTSVRTAMRTN; from the coding sequence GTGTTCGAATCCGTGACTACGGTCGCTATGGACAGTGCGCTCAGCGCGTTGTCGTTGAGGCAGAGGACCATTGCCAACAACATAGCCAACGTCAATACCCCCGGTTTCCACGCAGGGCGGGTGGCGTTCGAAGAGACGCTCAGCAAGTCTGTTGAGGCTGGCAGCTCAGAAAAGACTGCGGCGAGCACAGCAAATTCACTGGAACCGACCAGGCTCAATGGCAGCAACGTCAACATGGACACCGAGACTCTCTCGAACATCGATACGGTGCTTCGGTATCAGTTCGCTGCTCGCTCCATCGAGGGAACATTCACGAGCGTCCGCACAGCGATGAGGACCAACTGA
- the fliS gene encoding flagellar export chaperone FliS produces the protein MTYGANAGRNRYGQDAVLSATPVQLLTMLYDRLMLDLGRAEVAQLQAQWNDASNHLTHAQSIVVELTTSLKADIWEGSEGLRGLYSYVLTALMAANIQREVARTRECIELLEPLRQAWHQAAEQLPAQNAQHTVAGGMLGIA, from the coding sequence ATGACGTATGGAGCTAACGCCGGACGGAACCGTTACGGACAGGACGCCGTTCTTTCGGCCACACCTGTTCAGCTGTTGACCATGCTCTACGACCGGCTGATGCTGGATCTGGGACGTGCAGAAGTTGCTCAACTCCAGGCCCAGTGGAACGACGCATCGAATCACCTTACTCATGCCCAGTCGATTGTTGTGGAACTAACGACCTCCTTGAAGGCCGATATCTGGGAAGGGTCTGAGGGTTTGCGGGGCCTCTACAGCTACGTGCTCACTGCGCTCATGGCGGCGAATATTCAGCGCGAGGTGGCCCGGACCCGCGAGTGCATCGAGCTTCTGGAGCCGTTGCGTCAGGCCTGGCACCAGGCCGCCGAGCAGCTGCCGGCACAGAACGCGCAGCACACAGTAGCGGGCGGGATGCTCGGAATTGCTTGA
- the fliW gene encoding flagellar assembly protein FliW: MSIMELTFITPPPGLAPLTAFQLIGISGAQGLYTLQSSEAPSRRLYVLDAAVYVPDYEPEISTAEASALELHASEDALVLVVANPGGDGTSVNLMAPIVVNRSTGACSQVILEGQDWPLHAQLTGRSA; the protein is encoded by the coding sequence ATGAGCATCATGGAACTGACTTTCATCACGCCACCGCCCGGACTGGCGCCACTGACCGCTTTTCAGCTCATTGGTATTTCCGGAGCGCAGGGGCTCTACACGCTGCAGTCCAGCGAAGCCCCCAGTCGACGGCTCTACGTTCTGGACGCCGCCGTGTATGTACCAGATTATGAGCCAGAGATCTCCACCGCCGAGGCATCCGCACTGGAACTTCACGCGTCAGAAGATGCCCTGGTGCTGGTTGTCGCCAATCCAGGTGGCGACGGCACCTCGGTCAACCTGATGGCGCCCATAGTCGTCAACCGCTCAACGGGAGCCTGCAGCCAGGTGATTCTCGAAGGCCAAGACTGGCCGCTCCATGCACAGCTGACGGGCCGATCAGCCTAG
- a CDS encoding aldo/keto reductase, translated as MTESPVLTFNDGNTIPQLGYGVWQVEDNVAEDVVGKAFAAGYRHIDTAQAYQNESGVGRAIASSGVGHEDMFITTKIWNSNQGYEATLSSFEESMQKLGLEKLDLLLIHWLQPKQSKYVDTWKALVELQKQGRVKTIGVSNFTKEAITELIDATGVTPAINQVETHPHFNQADLRAFEKEHGILHESWSPLGQGKELLEDPALQQIAQKHGVTVAQVVIAWHLAVGNVVIPKSVTQSRIVENFAALDVKLQDDDVATISGLDKGAEGRIGPDPAESDFQ; from the coding sequence ATGACCGAATCACCGGTACTGACGTTCAATGACGGAAACACCATCCCCCAACTGGGCTACGGGGTGTGGCAGGTGGAAGACAACGTGGCGGAAGACGTCGTCGGCAAGGCATTCGCCGCTGGCTACCGTCATATCGATACTGCGCAGGCTTATCAGAACGAATCCGGCGTTGGCCGTGCCATCGCGTCCTCGGGCGTGGGCCATGAGGACATGTTCATCACCACCAAGATCTGGAACTCCAATCAGGGCTACGAGGCCACGTTGAGCTCCTTCGAGGAGTCCATGCAGAAGCTCGGTCTGGAGAAGCTGGACCTGCTGCTCATTCACTGGCTACAGCCCAAGCAGAGCAAATACGTCGATACGTGGAAAGCTCTCGTGGAGCTGCAGAAGCAGGGACGCGTGAAGACCATCGGCGTTTCCAACTTCACCAAGGAAGCGATCACTGAGCTGATTGATGCCACTGGCGTTACTCCGGCTATCAACCAGGTGGAGACGCACCCCCACTTCAATCAGGCTGACCTGCGTGCTTTCGAGAAGGAACACGGCATCCTGCACGAGTCATGGTCCCCATTGGGCCAGGGCAAGGAACTCCTTGAGGATCCGGCGCTGCAGCAGATAGCGCAGAAGCACGGCGTCACCGTTGCTCAGGTGGTCATTGCCTGGCATCTGGCCGTGGGCAATGTTGTCATCCCGAAGTCCGTCACTCAGTCACGCATCGTAGAGAACTTCGCGGCGCTGGACGTAAAGCTTCAGGACGACGACGTCGCCACCATCAGTGGGCTGGACAAGGGCGCCGAGGGCCGGATTGGCCCGGACCCTGCGGAGTCTGACTTCCAGTAA
- the flgK gene encoding flagellar hook-associated protein FlgK, producing MSTFSGLNAAYTGLVAARQGLNVVGQNIINANTEGYTRQRISTSAAAPLNNGIFTTGSRPGQGVFTDGVQRLGDIHLDNRVRTTAAAAGYSTVRANTLATMEASFREPGENGLSARFQDFWAAWQDAANEPTEPAVQKVLLAEANALASGISQGRRDVEGQWSSLRSQAESMVTELNGAASAVADLNVKIRSQLAAGGSANELIDQRSLLTTTIAALTGSRTRSNDDGTIDVTIGGNAIVAGGTHRPISLAGATSLDASAANVVRLEWQHRPGDAATLDGGELAGALSMLAPAGSGGELADAAANYDRLATELANQVNALHRTGSTADGTTGLDFFSFNPGSPASSLKVVPADGSGVATSLASAGGINGNLADAISQIGRQPGSPDDVWAAFVTSTAVRTKTEIQQATIADISANAAATAQLSNATVDLDEENVQLLAYQHAYQGAARVMTAIDAMLDTLINRTGIVGR from the coding sequence ATGAGCACTTTCAGCGGCTTGAACGCCGCGTACACCGGCCTCGTAGCGGCCCGCCAGGGCCTGAACGTGGTTGGCCAGAACATCATCAACGCCAACACCGAGGGCTATACACGTCAGCGCATCTCCACGTCAGCGGCGGCGCCACTGAACAATGGGATTTTCACCACCGGCTCCCGTCCCGGACAGGGAGTCTTTACCGACGGCGTGCAGCGGTTGGGTGATATTCACCTGGACAACCGGGTGCGCACGACGGCGGCGGCCGCCGGCTACTCAACGGTCCGCGCCAACACCTTGGCAACGATGGAAGCATCCTTCCGCGAACCCGGCGAGAACGGACTTTCCGCCCGGTTCCAGGACTTTTGGGCCGCTTGGCAGGATGCCGCCAACGAACCAACGGAGCCGGCCGTACAGAAAGTTCTGCTCGCCGAGGCCAATGCCCTTGCATCAGGGATCAGTCAAGGCCGCCGGGATGTCGAGGGTCAGTGGTCTTCCCTGCGCTCCCAGGCTGAGTCAATGGTCACGGAGTTGAACGGCGCCGCTTCGGCTGTCGCAGACCTCAACGTCAAGATCCGGTCGCAGCTGGCCGCTGGTGGATCCGCCAATGAGCTCATCGATCAGCGTTCACTGCTTACCACCACCATCGCCGCGCTGACAGGCAGCAGGACCAGAAGCAACGATGACGGCACGATCGACGTCACCATCGGCGGCAACGCAATTGTCGCGGGCGGAACGCACCGCCCCATCTCCCTTGCCGGTGCCACCAGCCTCGATGCTTCGGCAGCCAACGTCGTACGCCTTGAGTGGCAGCACCGTCCCGGGGACGCCGCAACGCTCGACGGCGGCGAACTCGCCGGGGCGCTGTCCATGCTTGCACCCGCAGGTAGCGGCGGGGAATTGGCAGACGCAGCAGCGAACTATGACCGCCTGGCCACTGAGCTAGCCAACCAGGTCAACGCCCTTCACCGCACGGGCAGCACGGCCGACGGAACCACCGGACTAGACTTCTTCAGCTTCAATCCGGGCAGTCCGGCGTCGAGCCTTAAAGTTGTTCCGGCAGATGGAAGCGGCGTCGCAACGTCGTTGGCCTCCGCTGGTGGCATCAACGGCAACCTGGCGGACGCCATCTCGCAGATCGGGCGCCAACCTGGATCGCCCGATGACGTATGGGCCGCCTTTGTCACGTCCACCGCCGTCCGTACCAAAACCGAGATTCAGCAGGCCACCATCGCTGACATCAGCGCAAACGCAGCGGCGACCGCGCAACTGTCCAATGCCACCGTGGATCTGGACGAAGAGAATGTGCAACTACTGGCGTACCAGCACGCCTATCAGGGCGCCGCGCGGGTCATGACGGCGATCGACGCAATGCTCGATACGCTGATAAACCGCACGGGAATAGTAGGGAGATAG
- a CDS encoding sigma-70 family RNA polymerase sigma factor — protein sequence MNHVERNALVVENLPLVGYLVSELCAKATHLSRDDLASVGALALISSAESFDSTLGVPFGAYARRRIAGAFADELRANDWAPRSARKRIKETLAVQETLTGALKRNPSTREIAAAMGVDKATADAALTDAARTVAPLDDAMSEVLASRTESPEAELLVTERIGFVRSAVDVLPEKMRYIIEEIYFEDRSVKDLAEELGATHSAVSQQRSEAIRLLRDGMKIHYTDDDASTYVPQSRISTNRRTAYLASLAEETCGGIARAVRLLDPVKLAV from the coding sequence ATGAATCATGTCGAACGTAATGCGCTCGTCGTCGAAAACCTACCTTTGGTAGGTTACCTCGTATCAGAACTGTGCGCTAAGGCGACACACCTCTCACGGGATGATCTGGCGTCTGTTGGCGCCTTGGCTCTTATATCTTCTGCGGAATCCTTTGATTCCACCCTTGGCGTTCCGTTTGGGGCCTACGCCAGGCGTCGCATAGCCGGCGCTTTCGCGGATGAGCTTCGCGCCAACGACTGGGCGCCGCGCTCAGCCCGTAAGCGCATCAAGGAAACACTTGCTGTCCAGGAGACTCTCACCGGCGCTCTCAAGCGAAACCCGAGCACCCGCGAAATTGCTGCTGCTATGGGCGTTGACAAGGCGACGGCGGATGCCGCCCTCACGGATGCAGCGCGGACCGTGGCGCCCCTTGACGATGCAATGTCCGAGGTGCTCGCCTCCCGCACGGAGTCGCCGGAAGCAGAGCTGCTGGTCACCGAACGAATCGGGTTTGTGCGCTCTGCCGTAGACGTTCTGCCGGAGAAGATGCGCTACATCATCGAGGAGATCTACTTCGAGGATCGCAGCGTGAAAGACCTGGCCGAGGAGTTGGGTGCCACCCACTCAGCGGTATCGCAGCAGCGCTCGGAGGCTATCCGCCTCCTGCGTGACGGCATGAAAATTCACTACACGGACGACGACGCCTCCACGTACGTGCCCCAGTCCAGAATCTCGACCAATCGTCGGACGGCGTACCTTGCCAGTCTTGCCGAGGAAACCTGCGGTGGGATTGCTCGGGCAGTCCGTCTGCTGGACCCCGTGAAACTAGCGGTTTAG
- the fliD gene encoding flagellar filament capping protein FliD, translated as MGFAIDGLISGLDTANIINQLMQLEARPQTLLKNKVSSSQSMISALQQLNTKMASLAELAVKTSTTNTVGQYAATSSSEAVKVTATSGAGPGSLDITVDQLAQAQVTVSKQMTAWPAATPALSIVTGGQTHEFATDGATLDEVVSKVNAADMGVTAVKVASGTDVDGVPQYRLQFGSAATGAEAAFTVHQGTAAEVAAGTATDFLSAANGGVSIRQAQDAKVTLWAGTAAANQTTSATNTFTELLPGVSVTASAISTAPVTVAVTRDVEATTAVAEALVASLDEMFSFIEKNSSVSSSVTGGSSAAKGGLFTGDGGVRDIEQRLLAAATNPVNGKSPSDIGIIITRSGTVEFDAPKFAAALAANPAATEAAVQEISRRVTDVATNVSDKRDGGLTLRIQGQESEVGRLNDQVMAWDRRLELRRSTLDAQWTNLELQLSQLQSQGSWLSSQLGNLPSMNGSGS; from the coding sequence ATGGGCTTTGCAATTGACGGCCTCATCAGTGGCCTGGACACTGCGAACATCATCAATCAGTTGATGCAGCTTGAGGCACGCCCTCAGACCCTCCTGAAGAACAAGGTCAGCTCGAGCCAGTCGATGATTTCGGCTCTGCAGCAACTGAACACAAAAATGGCTTCCCTTGCCGAACTCGCGGTCAAGACCAGCACAACCAACACCGTCGGACAGTACGCGGCCACGTCGAGTTCCGAGGCAGTGAAGGTTACCGCAACGAGTGGGGCCGGCCCCGGATCACTCGACATCACTGTGGACCAGCTCGCCCAGGCCCAGGTGACGGTTTCGAAGCAGATGACGGCTTGGCCCGCAGCCACCCCGGCGCTGAGTATCGTCACGGGTGGGCAGACCCACGAGTTCGCGACCGACGGCGCCACCCTGGATGAGGTGGTCAGCAAGGTCAACGCAGCCGACATGGGCGTAACAGCCGTGAAGGTCGCTTCCGGCACGGATGTCGACGGCGTCCCGCAGTACCGCCTGCAGTTCGGTTCAGCGGCGACTGGCGCTGAAGCAGCGTTCACCGTCCATCAGGGCACCGCCGCAGAGGTGGCCGCAGGAACCGCTACCGATTTCCTCTCCGCAGCCAATGGGGGAGTGAGTATTCGCCAGGCTCAGGACGCAAAAGTCACCCTGTGGGCAGGCACCGCCGCCGCGAACCAAACGACGTCCGCAACCAACACGTTCACGGAACTGCTGCCCGGTGTCAGTGTGACAGCTTCGGCAATCAGCACGGCCCCGGTCACGGTCGCCGTGACCCGCGATGTCGAGGCCACCACCGCTGTCGCAGAAGCCCTCGTGGCCAGCCTGGACGAAATGTTCAGCTTCATCGAAAAGAACTCCAGTGTCTCCTCGTCCGTTACCGGTGGGTCATCCGCAGCCAAGGGCGGCCTCTTCACCGGTGACGGTGGCGTCCGCGACATCGAGCAGCGGCTTCTGGCGGCAGCCACCAACCCGGTGAACGGCAAGTCGCCGTCGGACATAGGGATCATCATCACCCGTAGTGGAACCGTGGAATTCGATGCACCGAAGTTTGCGGCTGCGTTGGCCGCCAATCCCGCTGCCACCGAAGCCGCTGTCCAGGAAATCTCCCGGCGCGTGACAGATGTTGCCACGAACGTCTCAGATAAGCGCGACGGCGGACTGACCCTGCGTATTCAAGGGCAGGAATCCGAAGTAGGCCGGCTGAACGATCAGGTGATGGCGTGGGACCGCAGGCTCGAACTGCGGCGTTCCACGTTGGATGCCCAGTGGACCAATCTTGAACTACAGTTATCGCAACTTCAGTCGCAGGGGTCATGGCTCTCTTCGCAGCTGGGCAATCTGCCATCCATGAATGGAAGTGGGAGTTGA
- a CDS encoding flagellar hook-associated protein 3, with the protein MISRVTSQTMTRTTQQNLQTGLSELARLRERAVTGNAIGRPSEDPSGTKAALSVRAELRANEQHSRNINNGDAWLTTVDAAMSTTTDLLNRVKDLALRGANDSTLSPAGREGLAAELESLGAELLKQANTTHQGRAVFAGNSDTGKAFDGSFAYAGVSGSGVERRMTANSTVRVDADGAAVFGQGPDSVFALVNTMVTDLRAGTGTSSHLAAIDSRTEAVLGQHAAVGARHAELLRAREANVSKSVELETQRSGIEDLDLSEVVMDMKLQEIAYQNALAVSARVLQPTLMDFLR; encoded by the coding sequence ATGATCAGCAGGGTCACCAGCCAGACCATGACCAGGACAACGCAGCAGAACCTGCAGACTGGTCTCTCCGAGTTGGCACGGCTACGGGAACGAGCGGTGACTGGCAATGCGATCGGTCGTCCCTCAGAGGATCCATCAGGCACCAAGGCCGCGTTGAGTGTCCGTGCGGAACTGCGCGCGAACGAACAGCACAGCCGCAACATCAACAACGGCGATGCCTGGCTGACCACCGTCGACGCCGCCATGTCCACCACCACAGACCTGCTCAATCGGGTCAAGGACCTTGCGCTGCGTGGCGCTAATGACTCGACGCTCTCGCCTGCAGGCCGTGAAGGCCTCGCCGCAGAGCTGGAAAGCCTTGGAGCTGAACTCCTCAAACAGGCCAATACCACTCATCAAGGACGCGCGGTCTTCGCGGGAAACTCAGACACTGGTAAGGCATTCGACGGGTCCTTTGCCTACGCTGGTGTCTCTGGAAGCGGCGTCGAACGCCGCATGACAGCCAATTCCACCGTTCGGGTAGACGCCGACGGCGCCGCGGTGTTCGGCCAGGGGCCAGACTCCGTATTTGCGCTGGTCAACACCATGGTCACCGACCTGCGCGCCGGAACCGGCACGAGCAGCCACCTGGCTGCCATAGATTCCCGGACCGAAGCCGTTCTGGGTCAGCACGCGGCGGTCGGTGCCCGCCATGCCGAACTTCTTCGGGCCAGGGAGGCCAATGTGAGTAAGTCTGTGGAGTTGGAAACGCAGCGTTCCGGTATTGAAGACCTGGACCTCAGCGAAGTGGTGATGGATATGAAGCTCCAGGAAATCGCGTACCAGAATGCACTGGCTGTCAGCGCACGCGTTCTCCAGCCCACCCTGATGGACTTCTTGAGATGA